From a region of the Penaeus vannamei isolate JL-2024 chromosome 2, ASM4276789v1, whole genome shotgun sequence genome:
- the LOC138863181 gene encoding gamma-aminobutyric acid receptor subunit alpha-5-like codes for MIIVKSEFFFYTLTVHCHFELHDFVCKVPKTLTFELRADEDLSLDKTFFLVPLQHRARFLSVSGRQILVNRTSLSLRSPLGEEVWVAPFTGKQPVGRYQWRGGMGRRNMSLTCCREDEFTCSTGICVALSRRCDGIEDCADGSDEWCSLLTPLPRTYRREQPHRPLTQLNLTVVQLEILEVDEYGNRFKVKAELHTSWHDDRIRFSQMSRMPSDNILPRGRLWTPRYKLSNAFFEDQQSHLRKEDVGVILRAHRDGAGRVVTRGGFEGYEHDGATDAHLELTEVFVASFACHFRLKDFPFDVHVCRVNISLILNGRSFKAAYSLVDVSHLPPPLELPLFQSSEVCVLRLRDEDNLTTGASFMFLLRRLRGSYALTTFGPCVVLNTIGGLTQFFERDNFSDRIMVTLSCLIVVANLFSQVATTSPSSATPKAVEFLFFAVTLRLFLVVLNHTFLCWIRARCRRNEEEEEKKERRDRPTLPLVGKTDVLSVPAVYRPPEVGFPTTSWTAAENKREHRTTGRTPVKQKTKDGSSCTGSDRSFPACYTVVNVFFMSFGFLVDTATTLGLVFMATVCGNDVIADFKNCSMQTQG; via the exons ATGATCATAGTCAAGAGCGAGTTCTTCTTCTATACATTGACGGTTCACTGCCATTTCGAGTTGCATGATTTCGTTTGCAAG GTCCCCAAAACCCTGACCTTCGAGCTTCGCGCCGACGAGGACCTCAGCTTGGATAAGACCTTCTTCCTAGTTCCTCTCCAGCACAGAGCGAGGTTCCTGTCAGTCTCCGGTCGACAGATCCTGGTGAATAGGACGTCCCTGAGCCTCCGAAGTCCCTTAGGAGAGGAGGTGTGGGTGGCGCCCTTCACGGGGAAACAGCCGGTGGGGCGGTACCAGTGGCGAGGCGGAATGGGCAGACGTAACATGTCACTGACGTGTTGTCGGGAG gacGAGTTCACGTGCAGCACCGGCATCTGCGTGGCCCTGTCCCGCCGCTGTGATGGCATCGAGGACTGCGCCGACGGCAGCGACGAGTGGTGCTCCCTGCTGACGCCTCTCCCTCGCACCTACAGGAGGGAGCAGCCGCACCGCCCTCTCACCCAACTCAACCTCACCGTCGTCCAGCTGGAGATCCTGGAGGTGGACGAGTACGGGAATCGCTTCAAGGTTAAGGCTGAG CTCCACACGAGCTGGCACGACGACCGAATCCGATTCTCCCAGATGAGCCGAATGCCCTCAGACAACATCTTACCGAGGGGGAGGTTGTGGACCCCGCGGTACAAGCTGAGCAACGCCTTCTTCGAGGACCAGCAGTCGCACTTGAGGAAGGAGGACGTGGGGGTCATCCTGCGGGCACATCGCGACGGGGCTGGGCGTGTTGTGACTCGAGGCGGCTTCgagg GCTACGAACACGACGGCGCGACCGACGCCCACCTAGAACTGACGGAGGTCTTCGTGGCCTCCTTCGCCTGCCACTTCCGGCTGAAGGACTTCCCGTTCGACGTCCACGTGTGTCGCGTCAACATCTCGCTCATCCTGAACGGCAGGTCCTTCAAGGCCGCCTACAGCCTCGTC GACGTCTCCCACCTGCCGCCGCCCTTGGAGCTTCCTCTGTTCCAGTCCTCGGAGGTCTGCGTCCTCCGGCTGCGCGACGAAGACAACCTCACCACGGGAGCCTCGTTCATG TTCCTCCTCCGGCGCCTCCGCGGCTCCTACGCGCTGACCACCTTCGGGCCCTGCGTCGTCCTCAACACCATCGGGGGCCTCACGCAGTTCTTCGAGCGGGACAACTTCAG CGACCGCATCATGGTGACCCTCTCGTGCCTGATCGTGGTGGCCAACCTCTTCTCGCAGGTGGCCACGACCTCCCCTTCGTCAGCAACACCGAAGGCCGTCGAGTTCCTCTTCTTCGCCGTGACTCTCCGCCTGTTCTTGGTCGTCCTTAACCACACTTTCCTCTGCTGGATCAGAGCGAGGTGCCgcaggaacgaggaggaggaggagaagaaggaacgaAGGGATAGGCCTACGTTACCTCTCGTTGGTAAAACCGATGTTCTCTCGGTCCCGGCGGTCTATAGGCCACCGGAAGTCGGCTTTCCTACGACGTCGTGGACAGCAGCGGAGAACAAGAGGGAACACAGAACAACAGGAAGAACACCGGTAAAGCAAAAGACAAAGGACGGTTCTTCGTGTACAGGAAGTGATCGTTCTTTCCCTGCCTGTTACACAGTCGTCAATGTCTTCTTCATGTCTTTCGGCTTCTTGGTGGATACGGCGACGACTTTAGGCCTAGTGTTCATGGCAACGGTCTGCGGGAATGACGTCATCGCCGATTTCAAGAACTGTTCAATGCAAACTCAAGGGTGA